From Aliarcobacter butzleri, the proteins below share one genomic window:
- a CDS encoding cytochrome ubiquinol oxidase subunit I — MEEHLVDWSRAQFALTAMYHWIFVPLTLGLGFIVAIMETIYVKTNDEFWKKTTKFWMGLFAINFAIGVATGIIMEFEFGTNWANYSWFVGDIFGAPLAVEGILAFFMESTFFAVMFFGWNKVSKSFHLLSTWLVAIGSNLSALWILVANGWMQYPVGMTFNPDTVRNEMNNFWDVLLSPVAVSKFLHTIGSGYVLSSLFVIGVSAWFLLKKRDVLFAKKSMIIGASFGLITSLFLVLSGDESAHQVALKQPMKLAVMEGLYEGKKDAGIVAVGILNPNKTLENNEEPFLFEFTLPYALSLLSYHDKNAFVPGIKDLVYGNEEQGIISTQEKINRGKIAIKALEEYKEAKKLSNSIKMLEAETILRENLKYFGYGHIKNPQDVIPPITLNFYSFHIMVGLGIWFILLFTVVLFLLLKKDIMNYTLVLKSALFSIPLGYIASEAGWIVTEVGRQPWAIQDLMPVGIAATKIASTNVIISFFIFAILFTVLLIAEIKIMTKQIQIGPNKEH; from the coding sequence ATGGAAGAACACTTAGTTGATTGGTCAAGAGCACAGTTTGCCTTGACAGCCATGTACCATTGGATTTTTGTTCCATTGACACTTGGTCTTGGATTTATTGTTGCTATAATGGAAACAATATATGTAAAAACAAATGATGAATTTTGGAAAAAAACTACAAAATTTTGGATGGGTTTATTTGCAATAAATTTTGCAATTGGTGTTGCAACAGGAATAATAATGGAGTTTGAGTTTGGTACAAACTGGGCAAATTATTCTTGGTTTGTAGGAGATATTTTTGGTGCACCACTTGCAGTTGAAGGTATTTTAGCATTTTTTATGGAAAGTACTTTTTTTGCAGTTATGTTTTTTGGTTGGAATAAAGTATCAAAAAGTTTTCATCTATTATCAACTTGGTTAGTTGCCATTGGTTCAAATCTATCTGCTTTATGGATACTTGTTGCAAATGGTTGGATGCAATATCCAGTTGGAATGACTTTTAATCCTGATACGGTAAGAAATGAGATGAATAATTTTTGGGATGTATTACTTTCACCTGTTGCTGTTAGCAAATTTTTACATACTATTGGAAGTGGATATGTTTTATCTTCGCTGTTTGTTATAGGAGTTAGTGCTTGGTTTTTACTTAAAAAAAGAGATGTTTTGTTCGCAAAAAAATCTATGATTATTGGAGCAAGTTTTGGACTTATTACTTCACTATTTTTAGTTTTAAGTGGTGATGAATCAGCTCATCAAGTTGCTCTTAAGCAACCAATGAAGCTTGCAGTAATGGAAGGACTTTATGAAGGAAAAAAAGACGCTGGAATTGTTGCAGTTGGAATTTTAAATCCTAATAAAACTTTAGAAAATAACGAAGAACCATTCCTATTTGAGTTCACTCTTCCTTATGCTCTTTCACTCTTATCTTATCATGATAAAAATGCTTTTGTTCCAGGAATTAAAGATTTGGTTTATGGAAATGAAGAACAAGGAATAATTAGCACTCAAGAAAAAATAAATAGAGGTAAAATAGCAATAAAAGCATTAGAAGAGTATAAAGAAGCTAAAAAACTTAGTAACTCTATTAAAATGTTAGAAGCAGAAACAATTTTGAGAGAAAATCTGAAATATTTTGGATATGGACATATTAAAAATCCGCAAGACGTAATCCCACCTATCACACTTAATTTTTACTCATTTCATATAATGGTAGGACTTGGTATTTGGTTTATTCTACTTTTTACTGTAGTTTTATTTTTACTTTTAAAAAAAGATATTATGAATTATACTTTAGTTTTAAAATCAGCACTTTTTAGTATTCCTTTAGGATATATTGCAAGTGAAGCAGGATGGATTGTTACTGAAGTAGGAAGACAACCTTGGGCTATTCAAGATTTAATGCCTGTTGGAATTGCAGCAACAAAAATAGCCTCAACAAATGTAATCATTAGCTTTTTCATATTTGCTATTTTATTTACTGTGTTACTTATTGCTGAAATCAAAATTATGACCAAACAAATACAAATTGGTCCAAATAAGGAGCATTAA
- a CDS encoding DUF4492 domain-containing protein codes for MLIRGTYMNIIRNIYYFYINGFKNMTLGKTLWKIIIIKLIVILIFLKFFIHDKSFKTEYKTYEEKVDFVYKNLTK; via the coding sequence ATATTAATAAGAGGTACTTATATGAATATCATAAGAAATATTTATTATTTTTATATCAATGGTTTTAAAAACATGACTTTAGGTAAAACTTTATGGAAAATTATAATTATAAAACTTATTGTAATTCTTATTTTTCTTAAATTTTTTATTCATGATAAATCTTTTAAAACAGAATATAAAACTTACGAAGAAAAGGTAGATTTTGTATATAAAAATCTAACAAAATAA
- a CDS encoding TsoY family (seleno)protein, with product MQLREKFSPTCFLAALGAGGLSVSFFMYLMFLVPHPNTPMATYEYVIEALFKGNWLSFVVAFSLVFILAFAFLHFKLLIWNTKQYLMYKKTKTYEDLLGSNAQISLMTLPLTYTMTINVSFVLGAVFVPNLWSVVEYLFPFALLGFAINGYYALKIFFDYFSRLLIKGDFDFTKNNNLTQMISIFALSMIAVGFAAPGAMSHNIVINAIGIFFAIFFASVSILLIVLKLILGFKNMFEHGVGLETAPSMWIIIPILTLLGITFVRVTFGLEHNFHTLTNKSSLFVLTSVILSLQIIFGVLGYSVMKKMGYFEKFIESNEKSAISFSLICPGVAFFVFGMFFINLGLTYNGILEKYSFFYFILMIPFIYIQIKTIKLFFKLYKKFSF from the coding sequence ATGCAATTAAGAGAAAAATTCTCTCCCACTTGTTTTTTAGCTGCTCTTGGAGCTGGAGGATTAAGTGTTTCATTTTTTATGTATTTGATGTTTTTAGTTCCCCATCCAAATACTCCAATGGCAACTTACGAATATGTTATAGAAGCTTTATTTAAAGGTAATTGGTTATCTTTTGTAGTGGCTTTTTCTTTGGTTTTTATTTTAGCTTTTGCTTTTTTACATTTTAAATTACTTATTTGGAATACAAAACAGTATTTGATGTATAAAAAAACTAAAACTTATGAAGATTTATTAGGTTCAAATGCTCAAATTTCACTTATGACTTTACCTTTGACATATACAATGACAATTAATGTATCTTTTGTTTTAGGTGCTGTTTTTGTGCCAAATTTATGGAGTGTAGTTGAATACTTATTTCCATTTGCACTTTTAGGTTTTGCTATAAATGGTTATTATGCTTTAAAAATATTTTTTGATTATTTTTCAAGACTTTTAATAAAAGGTGATTTTGACTTTACAAAAAACAATAATCTTACACAAATGATTTCAATTTTTGCATTATCAATGATTGCAGTTGGATTTGCTGCTCCTGGAGCTATGAGTCATAATATAGTAATAAATGCAATCGGTATTTTCTTTGCTATATTTTTTGCTTCAGTTTCAATACTTCTTATAGTATTAAAACTTATTTTAGGTTTTAAAAATATGTTTGAACACGGTGTTGGACTTGAAACTGCACCATCAATGTGGATTATTATTCCAATTTTAACTCTTCTTGGAATTACTTTTGTTAGAGTAACTTTTGGATTAGAACACAATTTCCATACTTTAACAAATAAATCGTCACTTTTTGTACTAACTTCTGTTATTTTGTCTTTACAAATAATATTTGGTGTTTTGGGATATTCAGTGATGAAAAAAATGGGATATTTTGAAAAGTTTATAGAATCAAATGAAAAATCAGCTATATCTTTTTCTTTAATTTGTCCTGGTGTTGCTTTTTTTGTTTTTGGAATGTTTTTTATAAACTTAGGTTTAACATACAATGGAATTCTTGAAAAATATTCATTTTTCTATTTTATTTTGATGATTCCATTTATTTATATTCAAATAAAAACAATTAAGCTATTTTTTAAACTTTATAAAAAGTTTTCTTTCTAA
- a CDS encoding tetratricopeptide repeat protein: MKKVLFTILFLSLSLFAQNDFGDEDFVKGQDAYDRQDYPTAIKFYEKAASKNNVDAIWSLGFIYDNVQEHKGINANLVEAFKWYKKCADLNDEQCLFNVGNMYHEGHGVKQDYVEAIKWYLKAADKGYIDAYYNLGLMHEEGLGVRKNISEAIKWYQKAADLGDEESLSAVKELSSKLPK, encoded by the coding sequence ATGAAAAAAGTGCTATTTACTATTTTATTCTTAAGTCTAAGTTTATTTGCTCAAAATGACTTTGGAGATGAAGATTTTGTAAAAGGACAAGATGCTTATGATAGACAAGATTATCCTACTGCCATAAAGTTTTATGAAAAAGCGGCAAGCAAAAACAATGTTGATGCTATTTGGTCTCTTGGTTTTATTTACGATAATGTTCAAGAACATAAAGGTATAAATGCAAATTTAGTAGAAGCGTTTAAATGGTATAAAAAATGTGCTGATTTAAATGATGAACAATGTTTGTTTAATGTTGGAAATATGTATCATGAAGGTCATGGAGTAAAACAAGATTATGTAGAAGCTATCAAATGGTATTTAAAAGCAGCAGATAAAGGATATATTGATGCTTATTACAATCTAGGTTTAATGCATGAAGAAGGACTTGGTGTAAGAAAAAATATTTCTGAAGCTATAAAATGGTATCAAAAAGCTGCTGATTTAGGTGATGAAGAATCACTTTCTGCTGTAAAAGAACTTAGCTCAAAACTTCCAAAGTAA
- a CDS encoding DCC1-like thiol-disulfide oxidoreductase family protein has protein sequence MKTKNKEKIVLFYDEECPFCKNYAKYLKLKDNFDLDIKDIRININSIKDNTNLNINNGFIVLHKSTYYQGTKALEFLNSAVKKNTILGKLHFLFKYDNKFSRILYNILLFTRKIVLFILKKDSKI, from the coding sequence ATGAAAACAAAAAATAAAGAAAAAATAGTTCTTTTTTATGATGAAGAGTGCCCATTTTGTAAAAATTATGCAAAATATTTGAAGTTAAAAGATAATTTTGATTTAGATATAAAAGATATTCGAATAAATATAAATAGTATAAAAGATAATACAAATTTGAATATAAATAATGGATTTATTGTTTTACATAAAAGTACATATTATCAAGGAACTAAAGCTTTAGAATTTTTAAATAGTGCTGTGAAAAAAAATACAATTCTTGGTAAATTGCATTTTTTATTTAAATATGATAATAAATTTTCAAGAATTTTATATAATATATTACTTTTTACAAGAAAAATTGTACTTTTCATTTTAAAAAAAGATAGTAAAATTTAA
- the aat gene encoding leucyl/phenylalanyl-tRNA--protein transferase — MKLIDKKYKIYLLDEEKFDFPTLNMMNDDLVAIGGDFHPQRLLNAYENGIFPWFIDDLGYIHWFSPQKRMVLYPENFKVSKSLRKSITNKGFVVKSNENFEEVIRSCAKIKRKHEDGTWISEEFIKAYTNLHELDIAFSIECYLKDELVGGLYGVLIGDIFCGESMFSLVPDTSKVAFYHLCQQAKQNGIKIIDCQVYNDHLASLGAFEITRNEYFNLLKDS, encoded by the coding sequence ATGAAATTAATTGATAAAAAATATAAAATTTATTTGCTAGATGAAGAAAAATTTGATTTTCCAACTTTAAATATGATGAATGATGATTTAGTTGCTATTGGTGGAGATTTTCATCCTCAAAGATTGTTAAATGCCTATGAAAATGGTATTTTTCCATGGTTTATAGATGATTTAGGATATATTCATTGGTTTAGCCCACAAAAAAGAATGGTTTTATACCCAGAAAATTTTAAAGTATCAAAAAGCCTTAGAAAATCAATAACAAACAAAGGATTTGTCGTAAAATCAAATGAAAATTTTGAAGAAGTTATTAGATCTTGTGCCAAAATAAAAAGAAAACATGAAGATGGTACTTGGATAAGTGAAGAATTTATTAAAGCATATACAAATTTACATGAACTTGATATTGCTTTTAGTATAGAGTGTTATTTAAAAGATGAATTAGTTGGTGGACTTTATGGAGTTTTAATCGGTGATATTTTTTGTGGAGAAAGTATGTTTTCTTTAGTTCCTGACACTTCAAAGGTTGCATTTTATCATCTTTGTCAACAAGCCAAACAAAATGGAATAAAAATTATTGATTGTCAAGTTTATAATGACCATTTAGCAAGTTTAGGTGCTTTTGAAATAACTAGAAATGAATACTTTAATCTTTTAAAAGATAGTTAA
- a CDS encoding pseudouridine synthase, with protein MSNSYKRVDAHLSSLGYCTRSEAKKFLRMNEICINDNRVYNTSIKAYHDDIKINGEVLDDETLLILLNKPQGYICSHNDSGKLIYSLLPQRYSRRNPKISTIGRLDIDTTGVILLTDDGVLSHRLTSPKKDISKIYEATLEKPLKGDEVEIFASGTLMLNGEEKPLLPAKLEIITPTFVKIEIVEGKYHQVKRMFAAVSNKVIKLHRTKFADFELEDLKEGEFKIIKI; from the coding sequence ATGTCAAATAGTTATAAAAGAGTAGATGCACACCTATCTAGTTTAGGATACTGTACAAGAAGTGAAGCAAAAAAATTTTTAAGAATGAATGAAATTTGTATAAATGATAACAGAGTTTATAATACTTCAATAAAAGCTTATCATGATGATATTAAAATAAATGGAGAAGTTTTAGATGATGAAACTTTACTTATATTATTAAATAAACCACAAGGTTATATCTGTTCTCATAATGATTCAGGAAAATTGATTTATTCTTTATTGCCTCAAAGATATAGTAGAAGAAATCCAAAAATTTCAACAATAGGAAGATTAGATATTGATACAACAGGAGTTATTCTTTTAACTGATGATGGAGTTTTGAGTCACAGATTAACAAGTCCCAAAAAAGATATTTCAAAGATTTATGAAGCGACTTTAGAAAAGCCGTTAAAAGGTGATGAAGTAGAAATCTTTGCAAGTGGAACTTTAATGTTAAATGGAGAAGAAAAACCTCTTCTTCCTGCTAAATTAGAAATTATTACTCCTACTTTTGTAAAAATTGAAATTGTTGAGGGAAAATATCATCAAGTAAAACGAATGTTCGCAGCAGTTTCTAATAAAGTGATAAAACTTCATAGAACAAAATTTGCAGATTTTGAGCTTGAAGACTTAAAAGAGGGTGAATTTAAGATTATAAAAATCTAA
- a CDS encoding HAD family hydrolase, with translation MKLIIFDMDGTLINSGFAIANTVNYVRENLGFERLEKDYILENVNDPKINSAEFFYGTKEFTEQQAKLFEEYYNKHCLTDLVIYDGILKLLDDLKSDFTLAVATNANSIYANKMLSHLELNHYFSSILGYNDVKNPKPHPEMVNKLLDIHQIKKQNAQLIGDSHKDIMAATNAGVDSVLVNWGFSNHTKDAIESVSELEKRIKSKFFI, from the coding sequence ATGAAATTGATAATATTTGATATGGATGGAACTCTTATAAATAGTGGATTCGCTATTGCAAATACAGTAAATTATGTAAGAGAAAATTTGGGATTTGAAAGATTAGAAAAAGATTATATTTTAGAAAATGTAAATGATCCAAAGATAAACTCTGCAGAATTTTTTTATGGAACAAAAGAGTTTACAGAACAACAAGCAAAACTTTTTGAAGAGTATTATAATAAACACTGTTTAACTGACTTAGTTATTTATGATGGTATATTAAAGCTACTTGATGATTTAAAAAGTGATTTCACTTTAGCAGTTGCAACAAATGCAAATTCAATTTATGCAAACAAAATGTTAAGTCATCTTGAATTAAATCACTATTTTTCATCAATTTTAGGTTACAACGATGTAAAAAATCCAAAACCACATCCTGAAATGGTAAATAAACTTTTAGATATTCATCAAATAAAAAAACAAAATGCCCAACTTATTGGTGATTCTCACAAAGATATTATGGCAGCAACAAATGCAGGAGTTGATTCTGTATTAGTTAATTGGGGATTTTCAAATCATACAAAAGATGCTATTGAATCTGTAAGTGAACTTGAAAAAAGAATAAAATCTAAATTTTTTATTTAG
- a CDS encoding sulfite exporter TauE/SafE family protein, protein MEAISIITIISIAFLGSFGHCVGMCGGIVIAYSSTKIKNEYSKRTQTFAHLLYSFGRVTTYMILGALFGFVGGVVSFDNLTSGILLLITGVLMVLVGFSLLGKIKFLTILEHSCSKSPLYQKTFKSLLSSESLFSFYLLGMLNGLLPCGFVYVFAITAASTGSAFWGAFVMFIFGLSTIPALFSLGFFIGLFKQSNLRDLFIKIASILVIIFGIYIAYKGYEYIIDPTKTILNCHI, encoded by the coding sequence ATGGAAGCAATTAGTATAATAACTATCATAAGTATTGCTTTTTTAGGTTCTTTTGGTCACTGTGTTGGAATGTGTGGTGGAATAGTAATAGCTTATTCAAGTACAAAAATAAAAAATGAATATTCAAAAAGAACTCAAACATTTGCACATTTATTATACTCATTTGGAAGAGTGACAACTTATATGATTTTGGGTGCCTTATTTGGTTTTGTTGGTGGTGTTGTAAGTTTTGATAATTTGACAAGTGGTATTTTACTATTAATTACAGGTGTTTTAATGGTTTTAGTTGGATTCTCACTTCTTGGGAAAATCAAATTTTTAACTATTTTAGAACACAGCTGTTCTAAATCACCACTTTATCAAAAAACTTTTAAGTCTCTTTTATCTTCAGAATCTTTATTTAGTTTTTATCTTTTAGGAATGTTAAATGGACTACTTCCTTGTGGTTTTGTATATGTTTTTGCAATAACAGCAGCTAGTACAGGAAGTGCATTTTGGGGTGCTTTTGTGATGTTTATTTTTGGATTAAGCACTATTCCAGCTCTTTTTTCTCTTGGATTTTTTATAGGATTATTTAAACAGTCAAATTTAAGAGATTTATTTATAAAAATAGCTTCTATCTTGGTAATAATTTTTGGTATTTATATAGCTTATAAAGGTTATGAATATATTATCGATCCTACAAAAACAATTTTAAATTGTCATATCTAA
- a CDS encoding TonB-dependent receptor — MKKISTSLVASFFLATNLFSTDTLETITVTSSLIKSDELNAPFATEIYTKNDIDNSKSKDIYDFLSSQTSVNVAPSFGNKFSQLIDLRGYGINDGYQNIVVLVNGRRLNNVDMVPQLLSAIPLESIERIEILKGTGSVAYGDGANAGVINIITDKKNSNYVKTYFGNNGTKNGVISFGYGNEYFIANAYIDYTSSDGSIEDTNNDKDENYNKNKNFSVIFTPTESLELNLSRTYSNMNINYANPISLDQYNNNPNKTSSFSEQYFSSYVTNGGFKYDFNENFWIDTTYSDEDKFSKFITWNNESKYDYKSFASKINYKNDKATVAIGVDGFDGDRISSSDITNKTNKAAFVSTEYRIIDDLTLSAGFRRENVEYEYNPESGANLKQDDYINAYDFGTNYRLNDTSSIFANYNRSFQAPDIDRFFYKDWSNNVSFNGFIEPTKVHNYTIGYNNIQKNNKLKISLFRSELKNEIYYEPTSYKNTNIDESHKYGIEIFDKFNINENLYTSINYSYIIAKIDKENEANGAYDGKKLPGVSKHNATVNLGYEINKINTVLSHTYRSSTYAANDFENNFNEKQEHYHSTDLAVSYTYQNIELFGKVQNIFDRKNGLWVANNWGSSDTVYPINFETTFFAGMKVNF, encoded by the coding sequence ATGAAAAAAATATCTACAAGCTTAGTTGCAAGCTTTTTTTTAGCAACAAACCTTTTCTCAACAGATACTTTAGAAACTATTACAGTTACTTCGTCTTTAATCAAGTCTGATGAATTAAATGCACCTTTTGCAACAGAAATCTATACAAAAAATGATATAGATAATTCAAAATCTAAAGATATATATGATTTTCTTTCTTCTCAAACTTCAGTTAATGTAGCACCATCATTTGGAAATAAATTTTCTCAATTAATCGATTTAAGAGGATATGGTATAAATGATGGATATCAAAATATTGTAGTTTTAGTAAATGGAAGAAGATTGAATAATGTTGATATGGTACCACAACTTTTAAGTGCAATTCCACTTGAAAGTATTGAAAGAATAGAAATTCTAAAAGGAACAGGTTCTGTAGCTTATGGAGATGGGGCAAATGCTGGAGTTATAAATATAATAACTGATAAAAAGAATAGTAATTATGTAAAAACATATTTTGGAAATAATGGAACAAAAAATGGAGTAATAAGCTTTGGATATGGAAATGAATATTTTATAGCAAATGCTTATATCGATTATACTTCTAGTGATGGTTCTATAGAAGACACAAATAATGATAAAGATGAAAATTATAATAAAAATAAAAACTTTAGTGTAATATTTACTCCAACAGAAAGTTTGGAATTAAACTTATCAAGAACTTATTCTAACATGAATATTAATTATGCAAATCCAATAAGCTTAGATCAATATAATAATAATCCAAATAAAACATCATCTTTTTCAGAACAATATTTTAGTTCTTATGTAACAAATGGTGGGTTTAAATATGATTTTAATGAAAATTTTTGGATAGATACTACATATAGTGATGAAGATAAATTTAGCAAATTTATTACTTGGAATAATGAATCAAAATATGATTATAAATCTTTTGCTTCAAAAATAAATTATAAAAATGATAAAGCAACAGTTGCAATAGGAGTTGATGGTTTTGATGGAGATAGAATATCTTCAAGTGATATAACGAATAAAACAAATAAGGCAGCTTTTGTCTCTACTGAGTATAGAATAATAGATGATTTGACTTTATCAGCAGGATTTAGAAGAGAAAATGTAGAATATGAATATAATCCAGAATCTGGCGCAAATCTTAAACAAGATGATTATATAAACGCTTATGATTTTGGAACAAATTATAGATTAAATGATACATCATCAATTTTTGCAAACTATAATAGAAGTTTTCAAGCACCAGATATTGATAGATTTTTTTATAAAGATTGGTCAAATAATGTTAGTTTTAATGGTTTTATTGAACCTACTAAAGTTCATAACTATACAATTGGATATAATAATATTCAAAAAAATAATAAACTAAAAATATCTTTATTTAGATCAGAATTAAAAAATGAGATATATTATGAACCAACTTCTTATAAAAATACTAATATTGATGAATCTCATAAATATGGAATAGAAATTTTTGATAAATTTAATATAAATGAAAACTTATATACTTCTATTAATTATTCATATATCATTGCAAAAATTGATAAAGAAAATGAAGCGAATGGGGCTTATGATGGTAAAAAATTGCCAGGAGTTTCAAAACATAATGCAACGGTAAATTTAGGTTATGAAATAAATAAAATAAATACAGTTTTATCTCATACTTATAGAAGTAGCACTTATGCTGCAAATGATTTTGAAAATAATTTCAATGAAAAACAAGAACATTATCACTCAACAGATTTAGCTGTATCTTATACTTATCAAAATATTGAGTTATTTGGAAAAGTACAAAATATATTTGATAGAAAAAATGGTTTATGGGTAGCTAATAATTGGGGAAGTAGTGATACAGTTTATCCAATAAACTTTGAAACGACTTTTTTTGCTGGTATGAAAGTAAATTTCTAA
- a CDS encoding ABC transporter substrate-binding protein encodes MKKLFFIVLFSINLFAETRVITLSPAINEIVFALDEGKNVVANTKFCDFPEESKSIPKIGSYNNISLEKVLKLNPTVVITQNYDEKLNSNLEALNIKLKVYKTESLADIKYSIENLGEYFNKIDKAKKLNQSIDEALKELENIVTNQKILIVFSPQQTLSNDIYVAGNYVYFEDIINASSNKNAYKSESKAQPVLNTEKIINLNPDIIVLLTPFLEDNKNEQENIINLWRSLPINASKNSNIYTIDKLYAGISSHRVALFIKDFKKILENVRDKKL; translated from the coding sequence ATGAAAAAACTCTTTTTTATAGTTTTATTTTCTATAAATTTATTTGCTGAGACTAGAGTAATAACTCTAAGTCCAGCAATAAATGAAATAGTATTTGCCTTAGATGAAGGAAAAAATGTAGTTGCAAATACAAAATTTTGTGATTTTCCTGAAGAATCAAAATCTATTCCTAAAATTGGAAGTTACAATAACATCTCTTTAGAAAAAGTATTGAAATTAAATCCTACAGTTGTAATAACTCAAAATTATGATGAGAAGTTAAATTCAAATTTAGAAGCTTTAAATATAAAACTTAAAGTGTATAAAACTGAGAGTTTAGCTGATATAAAATATTCAATAGAAAATTTAGGTGAATATTTCAATAAAATTGATAAAGCAAAAAAGTTAAATCAAAGTATAGATGAAGCTTTAAAAGAGTTAGAAAATATAGTAACAAATCAGAAAATTTTAATAGTTTTTAGTCCTCAACAAACACTATCAAATGATATTTATGTTGCAGGAAATTATGTTTATTTTGAAGATATTATAAATGCTAGTTCAAATAAAAACGCATATAAATCAGAGTCAAAAGCACAACCTGTATTAAATACAGAAAAAATTATAAATTTAAATCCCGATATAATAGTTTTATTAACTCCATTTTTAGAAGATAATAAAAATGAACAAGAAAATATTATAAACTTGTGGAGAAGTTTACCTATAAATGCAAGTAAAAATAGCAATATTTATACTATTGATAAGCTTTATGCTGGAATTTCTAGTCATAGAGTAGCACTATTTATAAAAGATTTTAAAAAGATTTTGGAAAATGTTAGAGATAAAAAATTATAG
- a CDS encoding ATP-binding cassette domain-containing protein, protein MLEIKNYSNSILKNISFFLNNDENLLILGENGAGKSTLAKVLSNLISNSSVKIFAKDLSKVSSFKRAEYINYIPPKLFIFDEYMTVKEFLENSFIKNVDKSKLEDTINLLKLKELENRYCAILSSGEKQLLLMASAILHDARITIFDELTANLDLKRLKDIYDIFDSNLLKQKIIITHNLDLAYALKRYKILFIKAGEIDFFGTHEEFFKDENLLKFYNNSIKKMQNHLVVDL, encoded by the coding sequence ATGTTAGAGATAAAAAATTATAGTAATTCAATTTTAAAAAATATATCATTTTTCCTAAATAATGATGAAAATCTATTAATATTAGGTGAAAATGGAGCTGGAAAATCAACTTTAGCAAAAGTTTTATCAAACCTTATTTCAAATAGTAGCGTTAAAATATTTGCAAAAGATTTATCAAAAGTAAGTAGTTTTAAAAGAGCAGAATATATAAATTATATTCCTCCAAAACTTTTTATTTTTGATGAATATATGACTGTAAAAGAGTTTTTAGAAAATTCTTTTATAAAAAATGTAGATAAATCTAAACTTGAAGATACTATAAATTTATTGAAACTAAAAGAATTAGAAAATAGATATTGTGCTATTTTAAGTTCTGGAGAAAAACAACTTTTATTAATGGCTAGTGCTATTTTACACGATGCACGAATAACTATTTTTGATGAATTAACTGCAAATTTAGACTTAAAAAGATTAAAAGATATTTATGATATTTTTGATTCAAATTTGTTAAAACAAAAAATTATTATAACTCATAATCTTGATTTAGCTTATGCTTTAAAGAGATATAAGATTTTATTTATAAAAGCTGGAGAAATCGATTTTTTTGGAACTCACGAAGAGTTCTTTAAAGATGAAAATCTATTGAAATTTTATAATAATTCAATCAAAAAAATGCAAAATCATTTGGTGGTAGATTTATGA